A single genomic interval of Aureliella helgolandensis harbors:
- the rplN gene encoding 50S ribosomal protein L14 codes for MIQQETRLAVADNSGAKEVMCIKVLGGSRRRYAGIGDVIICSVKAVQAGSEVKKKSIVRAVVVRCKQPTRRVDGSYIRFDSNAVVLVDKDANPRGTRIFGAVARELRERKFMKIVSLANEVV; via the coding sequence ATGATTCAACAAGAAACACGACTCGCCGTAGCAGACAACAGCGGTGCAAAAGAAGTGATGTGCATTAAGGTGCTCGGCGGAAGCCGGCGTCGCTATGCAGGCATCGGCGACGTCATCATCTGCTCGGTGAAAGCCGTGCAGGCTGGTAGTGAAGTCAAAAAGAAATCGATCGTGCGAGCCGTAGTCGTACGCTGCAAGCAGCCGACTCGACGCGTGGACGGAAGCTATATCCGCTTCGACAGCAACGCGGTCGTACTGGTGGACAAAGATGCCAACCCACGTGGTACGCGGATCTTCGGTGCTGTGGCCCGTGAGCTACGCGAACGTAAATTCATGAAGATTGTCAGCTTGGCCAACGAAGTAGTTTGA
- the rpsE gene encoding 30S ribosomal protein S5, whose amino-acid sequence MAKVNEQSGDGSIERVLKIKRCAAVVKGGRRFSFAALVVVGDGKGRVGYGYGKANEVPPSVQKAQKQANREVVDVPIVGGSIPHSVIGRFGAAKVILLPANPGTGIIAGPAVRAVCEAAGIKDILTKSFSSNNPSVLVKATFNALEQLRTREDIERLRGVTLS is encoded by the coding sequence GTGGCTAAAGTGAACGAACAATCCGGAGATGGCTCCATCGAGCGTGTCCTTAAGATCAAGCGCTGTGCCGCGGTGGTCAAAGGTGGACGTCGATTTAGCTTCGCCGCGCTCGTGGTGGTCGGTGACGGCAAGGGCCGAGTCGGCTATGGATACGGCAAGGCCAACGAAGTGCCTCCCAGCGTTCAGAAGGCTCAAAAGCAAGCCAACCGCGAAGTGGTAGATGTCCCCATCGTGGGTGGCTCAATCCCTCACTCCGTAATCGGTCGCTTCGGCGCCGCGAAGGTCATCCTGCTACCAGCTAACCCCGGTACTGGTATCATCGCTGGTCCCGCCGTGCGAGCCGTGTGCGAAGCCGCTGGGATCAAAGATATCCTGACCAAGAGCTTCAGCTCTAACAATCCATCTGTATTAGTCAAAGCTACCTTTAACGCTCTAGAGCAGCTGCGAACTCGCGAAGATATCGAGCGACTGCGGGGAGTGACACTGTCATGA
- the rpsC gene encoding 30S ribosomal protein S3 produces the protein MGQKVNPVGFRTGVVRGWASRWYASKKEFAELLVEDHKVRHFIKNHPDNRYRTQYRSAGIDRIEIERTRDEVRVMLFVARPGLIIGKKGADVEKLQEELQSLIGRRVNLKIEEIATPGIMAQLVAEDIAQQLMKRANFRRTMKRALETTMDAGAKGIKVQLAGRLGGAEMARREKASAGSLPLSTLQAKIDYGFTEAQTPQGNLGIQVWVNQGSYAGDSTDGADAQAGQASKKPKRSYKR, from the coding sequence ATGGGTCAAAAGGTCAATCCTGTAGGCTTCCGAACCGGTGTCGTCCGTGGCTGGGCAAGCCGCTGGTATGCGTCGAAAAAGGAATTTGCCGAGCTTTTGGTGGAAGACCATAAGGTTCGACATTTCATCAAGAATCATCCCGACAACCGATACCGAACTCAGTACCGCAGCGCAGGCATTGATCGGATCGAGATTGAACGGACACGAGATGAAGTTCGGGTCATGCTCTTCGTAGCACGGCCTGGCCTGATCATCGGCAAGAAGGGGGCGGATGTCGAAAAGCTGCAAGAAGAATTGCAGTCGCTCATCGGCCGCCGCGTGAATTTGAAGATCGAAGAGATCGCCACGCCAGGTATTATGGCGCAATTGGTAGCAGAAGACATTGCTCAACAATTGATGAAGCGAGCTAACTTCCGTCGCACAATGAAACGCGCATTAGAAACAACTATGGACGCCGGTGCCAAGGGCATCAAAGTCCAGCTAGCAGGTCGCTTGGGTGGAGCCGAAATGGCTCGACGCGAAAAGGCAAGTGCCGGATCGCTCCCTTTGAGCACCTTGCAAGCAAAGATCGACTATGGTTTCACTGAGGCTCAGACACCTCAAGGTAACCTCGGTATTCAAGTCTGGGTAAATCAAGGTTCTTACGCGGGAGACTCTACCGATGGCGCTGATGCCCAAGCGGGTCAAGCATCGAAAAAGCCAAAGAGGTCGTATAAAAGGTAA
- the rpmC gene encoding 50S ribosomal protein L29, with protein sequence MKISELREMSDEQLDLTAKDAATQLFRLRIQAQTEKLDAPSEVRRNRRLIARVRTLQTERASASSAS encoded by the coding sequence ATGAAGATCAGTGAATTGCGAGAAATGAGTGACGAGCAGTTGGACCTAACTGCTAAGGACGCAGCAACTCAGTTGTTTCGCCTACGTATCCAGGCGCAGACAGAGAAACTCGACGCTCCTTCCGAGGTCCGTCGAAATCGAAGGTTGATTGCCCGTGTGCGTACGCTCCAAACAGAACGTGCCTCCGCCAGCTCGGCCTCCTGA
- the rpsS gene encoding 30S ribosomal protein S19: MGRSTKKGPFVDPRLYGKVVKVQESGSHEPITTWARRCTIVPEFVGITFMVHNGRQHMKVTVNEDMVGHKLGEFAPTRTFRGHSGKGKK, translated from the coding sequence ATGGGACGATCGACCAAAAAGGGACCATTTGTAGATCCAAGGCTCTACGGTAAAGTAGTCAAGGTCCAGGAATCTGGCTCCCACGAGCCAATTACGACTTGGGCCCGACGCTGCACTATCGTTCCAGAATTCGTGGGCATCACGTTCATGGTTCACAACGGTCGCCAGCACATGAAGGTAACCGTCAACGAAGACATGGTTGGACACAAGCTCGGCGAGTTCGCACCAACGCGAACCTTCCGCGGCCACTCCGGCAAGGGCAAGAAGTAG
- a CDS encoding type Z 30S ribosomal protein S14, whose product MASKSKIAKANRPPKFAVRRENRCKLCGRPRAVYRKFGICRICFRKLADQGVIPGVRKASW is encoded by the coding sequence GTGGCAAGCAAAAGTAAAATAGCGAAAGCAAACCGCCCCCCTAAGTTTGCAGTCCGTCGTGAAAACCGCTGTAAGTTGTGCGGTCGACCACGTGCTGTATATCGCAAGTTTGGGATTTGCCGAATTTGTTTCCGTAAGCTAGCGGACCAAGGGGTTATCCCCGGCGTTCGCAAGGCAAGCTGGTAG
- the rplO gene encoding 50S ribosomal protein L15 — protein sequence MRLSEVNSGITKHRKTRRLGRGNGTGQGKTSGRGQDGQKSRAGSSRHPGKVGEDLPMVRRLPKRGFFNRYALTVIAVNVGDLSALYEAGEEITPETLKAKGIVKKVHDEIKILADGEVDKALKVSAHRFSASAKEKITAAGGSVTVLAPKRTPKQRVADLAQNKK from the coding sequence ATGAGATTAAGCGAAGTCAATTCAGGAATTACCAAGCATCGCAAAACCCGACGTTTGGGTCGTGGTAATGGTACTGGACAAGGTAAAACCTCCGGTCGTGGTCAAGACGGTCAGAAGTCTCGAGCTGGATCCTCGCGCCACCCAGGTAAAGTCGGCGAAGACTTGCCGATGGTGCGACGCTTGCCCAAGCGAGGCTTCTTCAATCGCTACGCACTTACCGTCATTGCGGTTAACGTAGGAGATTTGTCGGCCCTGTATGAAGCGGGTGAGGAGATCACTCCTGAAACGCTGAAAGCTAAGGGGATCGTTAAAAAGGTCCACGACGAAATCAAGATTCTGGCCGACGGTGAAGTCGACAAAGCCTTGAAGGTGTCTGCCCATCGCTTCAGTGCGTCGGCTAAGGAAAAGATTACTGCTGCCGGTGGTAGCGTAACTGTCCTAGCTCCCAAGCGTACTCCCAAGCAACGAGTGGCCGATTTGGCCCAGAACAAGAAGTAA
- the rplE gene encoding 50S ribosomal protein L5, translating to MAPRLQERYLDEIRQQLAEQLGIENPMAIPRVTKIIINMGVGSAVADKKNLELAFDAMTDIAGQRPVQTLARKSIAGFKLREGMPIGCKVTLRRQRMYEFLDRLISIVLPRVRDFRGVSRKAFDGSGNYSLSLTEQLVFPELNPDKYTKPQGMNITIVTSAKSNEHGLLLLEKFGMPFRAAQTPAGS from the coding sequence ATGGCCCCACGGTTGCAAGAACGTTATCTAGACGAAATCCGTCAACAGCTGGCTGAGCAATTGGGCATCGAAAACCCAATGGCGATTCCACGTGTGACTAAGATCATCATCAATATGGGTGTTGGATCAGCAGTCGCGGATAAGAAAAATTTGGAATTGGCTTTCGACGCGATGACCGACATTGCTGGACAGCGTCCAGTACAAACGTTGGCTCGCAAATCGATCGCTGGATTCAAGCTTCGAGAAGGCATGCCCATCGGCTGTAAGGTAACCCTACGCCGACAACGCATGTATGAATTCCTGGATCGACTGATTAGCATCGTCCTTCCCCGAGTTCGTGACTTTCGCGGTGTCAGCCGTAAAGCCTTTGATGGCAGCGGCAACTACAGCTTGAGCCTGACCGAACAACTCGTGTTCCCGGAATTAAACCCCGACAAGTACACGAAGCCGCAAGGCATGAACATCACTATTGTGACGAGCGCCAAGTCGAATGAGCATGGTCTGCTGTTGTTGGAAAAGTTCGGAATGCCATTCCGAGCTGCCCAAACGCCCGCAGGCAGCTAA
- the rplP gene encoding 50S ribosomal protein L16, with the protein MALMPKRVKHRKSQRGRIKGNATRGNKVVFGDFGLQATQGGWIKARTIEAGRIAAQQYVRGEGRLFIRIFPDKPVSSKPLETRMGKGKGEPEAWVAVIKPGTVLYELAGVTEQQAKICFARLASKMPVPVRLVQRRPA; encoded by the coding sequence ATGGCGCTGATGCCCAAGCGGGTCAAGCATCGAAAAAGCCAAAGAGGTCGTATAAAAGGTAATGCGACCCGCGGCAACAAAGTTGTCTTTGGCGATTTTGGCCTGCAAGCAACGCAGGGCGGCTGGATAAAGGCTCGAACAATCGAAGCTGGACGTATCGCTGCACAACAATACGTGCGCGGCGAAGGTAGGTTGTTTATCCGAATCTTCCCAGACAAACCGGTGTCTTCCAAACCATTGGAAACTCGGATGGGTAAAGGTAAGGGTGAACCGGAAGCATGGGTTGCCGTGATCAAACCAGGCACAGTTCTGTATGAACTGGCGGGTGTGACTGAGCAACAAGCGAAGATTTGCTTCGCACGACTCGCATCGAAGATGCCCGTCCCAGTTCGTCTTGTACAACGACGACCTGCATAA
- the rpsQ gene encoding 30S ribosomal protein S17, producing MSATVLVGVVTSDKASKTRRVEIDRTVKHAKYGKYIKRRTVCHVHDENNDSAVGDTVEIQECRPLSRLKRWNLVRVIEKSKEVDLAALRAARRAHSDEQSETIEKLSGEEGQAAAE from the coding sequence ATGTCAGCGACAGTTCTAGTTGGGGTCGTCACGAGCGACAAGGCATCCAAAACACGACGCGTGGAAATCGATCGCACGGTGAAACATGCCAAGTATGGCAAGTACATCAAGCGTCGGACAGTGTGTCACGTACATGACGAAAACAACGATTCCGCTGTCGGTGATACTGTCGAGATCCAAGAGTGTCGTCCACTGAGTCGTCTCAAGCGATGGAACTTGGTGCGAGTCATCGAAAAGAGCAAAGAAGTCGACTTGGCGGCCCTGCGTGCAGCCCGCCGAGCACACTCGGATGAACAGTCTGAGACTATCGAAAAACTGTCCGGTGAAGAAGGTCAAGCTGCGGCTGAATAA
- the rplR gene encoding 50S ribosomal protein L18: MKLKKIINNQRERREFRVRNKVRGDAGRPRLCVNRTLKHFYCQLIDDESGRTLASASSKDADAGVSYGSNCEAATKVGKLIAQRATAAGIKAVRLDRGSCRYHGRVAAFAEAAREAGLEF, encoded by the coding sequence GTGAAGCTTAAGAAAATCATCAACAACCAGCGTGAACGCCGTGAATTCCGAGTGCGGAACAAAGTTCGCGGCGATGCTGGTCGACCACGCTTGTGCGTTAATCGTACGCTCAAGCACTTTTACTGCCAGCTGATCGACGACGAATCGGGCCGAACCCTCGCCAGTGCATCCTCCAAGGATGCGGATGCTGGCGTGAGCTACGGCAGCAACTGTGAAGCTGCTACCAAAGTCGGTAAACTCATCGCCCAGCGTGCTACCGCTGCCGGAATCAAGGCCGTTCGACTCGATCGCGGTAGCTGTCGCTACCATGGTCGCGTAGCCGCCTTCGCCGAAGCAGCGCGAGAAGCGGGTCTCGAATTCTAA
- the rpsH gene encoding 30S ribosomal protein S8 translates to MMTDPIADMLTQIRNAVRVERQHVDMPSSKVKVGVAEVLKREGYIWDYAVIDAEPVKQLRIELKYGPNGERVIQTIRRVSRPGRRVFSKSRDLRPVLNGLGISIISTSQGFVSDREARQQNIGGEVLCEVC, encoded by the coding sequence ATGATGACTGATCCTATCGCTGACATGCTCACTCAAATCCGCAATGCGGTACGAGTTGAACGCCAACACGTTGACATGCCATCATCGAAAGTGAAGGTAGGCGTGGCCGAAGTGCTGAAGCGTGAAGGATACATTTGGGACTACGCTGTAATCGATGCGGAGCCTGTGAAACAACTCAGAATTGAGTTGAAATACGGCCCCAACGGTGAGCGAGTCATCCAAACGATCCGACGAGTGAGCAGACCCGGGCGGCGCGTATTTAGCAAGAGCCGTGACTTACGTCCCGTTCTCAACGGGCTGGGAATTTCGATTATCAGCACCAGTCAGGGGTTCGTGAGCGATCGCGAAGCTCGACAACAAAATATCGGCGGCGAAGTACTTTGCGAAGTCTGCTAG
- the rplX gene encoding 50S ribosomal protein L24, protein MLFREQDEVLVISGADKGTSGKVLKVDRENSRVIVEGVNKVYKHVKRSGKNPQGGRLSKEMPIDASNVMLLCPQTGKRTRVGVRYLKDGSKERFAKKSGASLGVISPAKARYAQQ, encoded by the coding sequence ATGTTGTTTCGCGAACAAGACGAAGTGCTAGTAATTAGCGGTGCTGACAAAGGCACTTCTGGTAAAGTCCTGAAGGTGGACCGCGAGAACAGTCGCGTGATCGTCGAGGGAGTCAATAAGGTTTACAAACACGTTAAACGCAGCGGGAAAAATCCGCAGGGTGGACGTCTGAGTAAAGAGATGCCCATTGACGCCAGCAACGTGATGCTACTGTGCCCTCAAACCGGCAAGCGGACGCGAGTCGGAGTACGGTACTTGAAGGATGGTAGTAAAGAGCGCTTCGCAAAGAAGAGTGGTGCGTCGCTCGGTGTTATTTCGCCTGCCAAGGCTCGGTACGCTCAGCAGTAA
- the rplF gene encoding 50S ribosomal protein L6 codes for MSRIGKKPVSVVDGVKVSIADRVIAVEGPKGKLEFQHRPEVTVAVDEDGKSVTVGRDTDERTARELHGLTRAIINNMIVGVKDGYEKKLEVVGVGYICAVQGKQLQLRVGYANELKKVIPDALDVTCPDQTHIVVRGCDKQKVGQFAAEVRSLRKPEPYKGKGIRYQGEQIKLKPGKSAT; via the coding sequence ATGTCGCGTATCGGTAAAAAGCCTGTTTCTGTAGTCGATGGTGTCAAGGTCAGCATTGCTGATCGAGTGATTGCCGTCGAAGGTCCCAAGGGTAAGCTGGAGTTCCAGCATCGCCCCGAGGTTACAGTTGCAGTTGATGAAGATGGAAAATCAGTTACGGTGGGTCGTGATACTGACGAGCGTACCGCTCGTGAGCTGCACGGTCTTACCCGAGCAATCATTAACAACATGATTGTTGGTGTCAAAGACGGCTACGAGAAGAAACTCGAAGTCGTCGGCGTGGGCTACATCTGTGCTGTCCAGGGTAAGCAGCTTCAACTGCGAGTTGGCTACGCCAATGAGCTGAAGAAGGTCATCCCAGATGCACTCGATGTGACCTGCCCAGACCAAACCCACATCGTGGTCCGCGGTTGCGACAAGCAGAAAGTCGGCCAATTCGCTGCCGAAGTTCGCTCGCTCCGCAAACCAGAGCCTTACAAGGGTAAGGGCATCCGCTACCAAGGCGAGCAGATCAAGCTCAAGCCAGGTAAGTCGGCTACTTAA
- the rplV gene encoding 50S ribosomal protein L22: protein MAFKATHKYARISARKVRPLADLVRGKFADEALDLLKYQPHRGARMLEKVLRSAVGNAQDSDQNSGRSVAPERLVITLAHVDGGPTFKRIRPRARGMAFGILKRTAHITVELETLEEL from the coding sequence ATGGCGTTCAAAGCCACTCACAAATACGCTCGAATCAGTGCTCGGAAAGTCCGTCCACTGGCAGATTTGGTACGCGGTAAGTTTGCCGATGAAGCACTCGACCTGCTCAAGTATCAGCCCCATCGCGGTGCACGGATGCTGGAGAAGGTATTGCGAAGTGCTGTTGGCAACGCACAGGACTCCGACCAGAACAGTGGTCGGTCGGTTGCTCCCGAGCGACTGGTCATTACCCTAGCCCATGTGGATGGCGGCCCGACATTCAAGCGGATCCGTCCCCGAGCACGCGGGATGGCCTTTGGAATTTTAAAGCGAACAGCTCACATTACTGTCGAGCTGGAAACACTGGAAGAACTGTAA
- the rplB gene encoding 50S ribosomal protein L2 translates to MGIRKYKPTSAGRRNASVSDFKELTPGAKPEKSLLRPKQKHGGRNNQGKITVRHRGGGHKQQYRVIDFKRNKDGIPAKVDSIQYDPNRSSRIALLVYADGEKRYVVAPDGLKAGETLLNGPDAPPKIGNCLPLKNIPAGTEIYCIELQPGRGGVLCRSAGTLATLMAREADWAQLMLPSGEIRRVPGNCRATIGRSSNPDHSAVVLGKAGRSRWMGRRPHVRGTAMNPVDHPHGGGEGRTKGGRHPVTPQGKPTKGGSTRARRKPSNSSIIRRRKSRRYGQLKLK, encoded by the coding sequence ATGGGAATTCGCAAATACAAGCCAACTTCAGCAGGCAGACGGAACGCGTCGGTCAGTGACTTTAAGGAACTGACCCCTGGCGCCAAGCCCGAAAAGTCGCTGCTTCGCCCCAAGCAAAAGCATGGTGGCCGAAACAACCAAGGTAAGATTACCGTTCGCCACCGTGGTGGTGGACACAAGCAACAATACCGGGTCATCGATTTCAAGCGGAACAAGGACGGAATCCCTGCCAAGGTTGATTCCATCCAATACGACCCTAATCGATCGAGTCGGATTGCGTTGCTGGTCTACGCCGACGGTGAGAAACGATATGTAGTTGCCCCTGACGGTCTCAAGGCTGGGGAAACACTCCTGAATGGACCAGACGCGCCGCCCAAGATCGGTAACTGCCTGCCACTCAAGAACATTCCAGCCGGTACAGAAATTTACTGCATCGAATTGCAACCAGGTCGCGGTGGCGTCCTCTGCCGAAGTGCAGGGACTCTGGCGACATTGATGGCACGAGAAGCAGACTGGGCTCAGTTGATGTTGCCTAGCGGTGAAATCCGCCGGGTTCCGGGCAACTGCCGAGCTACCATCGGTCGCAGTAGCAACCCAGATCACAGTGCAGTTGTACTCGGCAAAGCGGGTCGATCGCGATGGATGGGGCGTCGACCTCACGTTCGCGGTACTGCCATGAATCCAGTTGACCACCCGCACGGTGGTGGTGAAGGAAGAACAAAGGGTGGACGCCACCCAGTTACGCCTCAGGGCAAACCTACCAAGGGTGGATCGACCAGAGCTCGACGCAAGCCGTCGAACTCGTCCATCATCCGCCGTCGCAAGTCGCGACGTTACGGCCAGCTGAAACTGAAGTAA